Proteins from a single region of Dethiosulfovibrio peptidovorans:
- the casA gene encoding type I-E CRISPR-associated protein Cse1/CasA gives MNLLRDRWIPVTDGVDVSQISLEELLCTDRSYRVSHRRDDMEMAALQLVICLTQTILTPKDDDELIERLMTPMEKNVYRLAADEKADWFDLEHERTPFMQDRRVLDYMKGKNKSLDDEKTGIAKLFPGLPEGKGSGCLFNGTDDIRCLCPSCVALALFNQATGAPSFGGGFKDPLRKATPITTLVYDNDIRRMIWKNVLPEDFISKRFPDPSKSSNIPNWVEQVQEKARIYTAQIGFIRGLFWQPASVFVEWSDGVNRCDGCGCTSERMALSFWKRKFTYDLDGDTWPHPHGARRLNNKGEFVSVTFSGTIPLWARFSDIFRLDSEDHQPAFVLEHYRDIVPGKRLTLSVGGYSNKQASILERHHHTISVGAGWPDHIDDIDARVAMGLEYGDVLEKKAFGFGKNISGEGGGLKQQARMAFFQRTEALMHAALQRTEWDQEVEFRRDVAQKLKMICEDVMEEIARPYTNSPQGIRAYVTAKRTLRATLDKLGASFVPN, from the coding sequence ATGAATTTGTTGAGAGATCGATGGATCCCCGTCACCGATGGTGTAGACGTCTCTCAAATTTCCCTTGAGGAACTTCTTTGCACCGATCGAAGCTACAGGGTTTCTCACCGAAGGGACGATATGGAGATGGCGGCGCTGCAGCTTGTTATCTGTCTGACTCAGACAATCTTGACTCCAAAAGACGACGATGAGTTGATCGAACGTTTGATGACCCCTATGGAGAAAAATGTGTATCGTCTGGCCGCCGACGAAAAGGCGGACTGGTTTGACCTGGAGCACGAGCGAACTCCCTTTATGCAGGACAGAAGAGTTCTGGACTACATGAAAGGTAAAAATAAGAGCCTGGATGACGAGAAGACTGGCATCGCAAAACTCTTTCCCGGCCTTCCTGAAGGTAAGGGGTCTGGGTGTCTCTTCAACGGGACGGACGACATTCGATGCCTGTGTCCTTCCTGTGTCGCTTTGGCTCTCTTTAACCAGGCGACGGGAGCACCCTCTTTTGGGGGTGGCTTTAAAGACCCGCTGAGAAAAGCTACCCCTATAACGACGCTGGTGTACGATAACGATATAAGACGGATGATATGGAAGAACGTCCTACCAGAAGACTTTATTTCAAAACGCTTCCCTGATCCTTCGAAGAGTTCAAACATCCCAAACTGGGTGGAACAAGTTCAGGAGAAGGCTAGGATCTATACAGCCCAGATCGGTTTTATTCGTGGCTTGTTCTGGCAACCTGCCAGCGTTTTTGTCGAGTGGTCGGATGGGGTGAATCGATGTGATGGATGTGGCTGTACTTCGGAGCGTATGGCTTTGTCGTTTTGGAAGAGAAAATTCACGTATGATTTGGATGGAGATACATGGCCCCATCCCCATGGCGCAAGGCGCCTGAACAACAAAGGAGAGTTTGTCTCCGTTACATTTAGTGGAACAATTCCTTTATGGGCTCGTTTCTCCGATATTTTCCGTCTGGACAGTGAGGATCATCAGCCTGCGTTTGTTCTGGAACACTACAGAGATATTGTCCCGGGGAAAAGGCTGACGCTCAGCGTAGGCGGCTACTCCAATAAACAGGCCTCAATCCTTGAGAGACACCACCACACAATATCCGTTGGAGCTGGATGGCCCGATCATATCGACGATATCGATGCCCGTGTGGCTATGGGGCTTGAGTACGGTGATGTCTTGGAGAAAAAAGCATTTGGCTTCGGTAAGAATATCTCTGGAGAGGGCGGAGGACTCAAGCAACAGGCCAGGATGGCGTTTTTTCAGAGAACAGAGGCGCTTATGCATGCAGCGTTGCAGAGAACTGAGTGGGATCAGGAGGTCGAATTTCGCCGTGATGTAGCACAAAAGTTGAAAATGATCTGTGAAGACGTCATGGAGGAGATCGCTCGCCCCTATACAAACAGCCCTCAAGGTATAAGGGCGTATGTCACCGCCAAAAGGACATTGCGTGCGACTTTGGATAAACTAGGTGCTTCTTTCGTGCCAAACTGA
- the casB gene encoding type I-E CRISPR-associated protein Cse2/CasB, which produces MRKRTRKEDVNLNRAHDFAAIKLDFETFSPGEKADIRRTALPEDLRVRGAFYRLLPEGERPTPQWQRVIFFLPWAEHDPDAPPLGAQLATSEKSISEIRIFQLLRSENPQDLLHLRRLLQHIKTTLDWGAFGERLWFWGESVKSRIVEEYFSFSRSKK; this is translated from the coding sequence CTGAGAAAAAGAACGAGAAAGGAGGACGTTAATTTGAATAGAGCGCATGATTTTGCAGCTATAAAACTCGATTTTGAGACTTTTTCTCCGGGAGAAAAGGCCGACATTCGTCGAACAGCGCTTCCCGAAGATCTCCGGGTTCGAGGGGCCTTCTACCGTCTTTTGCCAGAGGGGGAGCGTCCGACGCCTCAGTGGCAGAGGGTGATCTTTTTCCTCCCCTGGGCGGAACACGATCCCGATGCGCCACCTTTAGGAGCTCAACTTGCGACTTCGGAGAAGAGTATCTCCGAAATTCGTATTTTTCAGCTTTTGCGTTCTGAAAATCCCCAAGATCTTCTGCATCTTAGGCGGCTATTACAACACATAAAAACGACTCTTGATTGGGGAGCTTTCGGTGAACGACTCTGGTTTTGGGGAGAATCTGTCAAGAGCCGTATCGTTGAGGAGTATTTTAGTTTTTCTCGCAGCAAAAAATAA